A window from Fibrobacter sp. UWB11 encodes these proteins:
- a CDS encoding CopG family antitoxin, producing MKTRCKMQKKVKLPKGFKLVKDIYPKAVIEELENDTSVKNSMTITGGHESETLEESIARVKRAIAESKEEKKMYSIRLKVKTVEAIKRKAAEAGIPYQTYVNVLLDNAALA from the coding sequence ATGAAGACGAGGTGCAAGATGCAAAAGAAGGTTAAGTTGCCCAAGGGCTTTAAGCTGGTGAAGGATATTTATCCTAAGGCGGTTATTGAGGAACTGGAAAATGATACCAGTGTGAAAAATTCGATGACGATTACCGGAGGCCATGAGTCGGAAACTCTTGAAGAATCCATAGCGCGAGTTAAGCGTGCGATTGCAGAATCCAAGGAAGAAAAGAAAATGTATTCCATAAGGCTCAAGGTGAAAACTGTAGAGGCTATTAAGCGTAAGGCTGCCGAGGCAGGCATCCCGTATCAGACTTATGTGAATGTTTTATTGGACAATGCGGCTTTGGCCTAA
- a CDS encoding chloride channel protein: MNFSDFSKASQQFNQFSPEMKEQMMKMAKARIKEKITKWLATPTFVVIGITLGAIIGALTACFGDISDRLSAIRDANPLYFIPALALGGAAIAFAYKKWGRWTERGMDQVFAVGLNKESDFPLVAIPMAAVSTWLTQLFGGSAGREGAAMQIGSALSYNISKKLPFENSAHIMLVTGLAAGFAGIFQTPMAATAFALEVLLVGHMELTALLPAAAAAFTACKVSSMLGFHKFSVDLNSLLDASGFSASVFTNEGTLDGKFIVKLALMGVLFGIVGGGFAKLLGLSQDFFAKKFSNSIKRIAIMGVGLSALLLVFFQGRYAGLGTNLLDMCFGIAGNADLIGDAANVVGTAAGNATGSAAGIAGYDWILKFALTILTLSAGFIGGVVTPLFAIGATFGVFIASMFGMPAALAAALGFAAVFASASNTLWAPILIAGEIFGFNCLPAFFIVCTVAYICNGGQSIYKQKKIRIKI; encoded by the coding sequence ATGAATTTCAGCGACTTCAGCAAGGCGAGTCAACAGTTCAATCAGTTCAGTCCCGAGATGAAAGAACAGATGATGAAGATGGCAAAGGCTCGTATTAAAGAAAAAATTACAAAGTGGCTTGCGACCCCGACATTTGTGGTGATTGGAATCACACTCGGAGCAATCATCGGTGCGCTCACCGCATGCTTCGGAGACATCAGCGACAGGCTTTCTGCAATCCGCGATGCAAACCCGCTGTACTTCATTCCCGCACTCGCTCTCGGCGGAGCAGCAATTGCATTTGCGTACAAGAAATGGGGACGTTGGACAGAACGCGGCATGGACCAAGTTTTCGCCGTTGGACTCAACAAAGAATCCGACTTTCCATTGGTAGCAATCCCGATGGCCGCAGTGAGCACTTGGCTTACGCAACTCTTCGGCGGAAGCGCAGGTCGTGAAGGGGCCGCTATGCAAATCGGCTCCGCACTTTCGTACAACATAAGTAAGAAATTACCATTTGAAAATTCAGCGCATATCATGCTCGTCACAGGACTTGCCGCAGGCTTCGCCGGAATTTTCCAGACACCCATGGCAGCAACCGCATTCGCCTTGGAAGTCTTGCTCGTCGGACATATGGAACTTACGGCCTTGTTGCCCGCTGCAGCCGCAGCATTTACCGCATGCAAAGTTTCGAGCATGCTCGGATTCCACAAGTTCAGCGTTGACTTGAATTCGCTCCTTGATGCAAGCGGATTCTCGGCAAGCGTATTCACAAACGAAGGAACGCTCGACGGAAAGTTCATTGTGAAGCTCGCGCTGATGGGAGTGCTCTTCGGAATTGTCGGCGGCGGATTTGCAAAGCTGCTTGGACTCTCGCAAGATTTCTTCGCGAAAAAATTTTCCAATAGCATTAAGAGAATTGCAATTATGGGTGTGGGTTTAAGTGCACTTTTACTCGTATTCTTCCAGGGACGTTACGCCGGACTTGGAACAAACTTGTTGGACATGTGTTTTGGAATTGCCGGAAATGCAGACTTGATTGGGGATGCCGCGAATGTTGTAGGAACTGCCGCCGGGAATGCTACGGGGAGTGCCGCCGGGATTGCCGGATATGACTGGATTCTGAAATTTGCACTCACAATCCTCACGCTCTCCGCCGGATTTATCGGCGGTGTCGTCACCCCGCTTTTCGCCATCGGCGCTACGTTTGGCGTATTCATTGCAAGTATGTTCGGAATGCCAGCCGCCCTCGCCGCAGCCCTCGGCTTTGCCGCCGTTTTTGCAAGCGCAAGCAACACACTCTGGGCGCCCATCCTCATCGCCGGTGAAATCTTCGGATTCAATTGCCTCCCCGCATTTTTCATCGTCTGCACAGTCGCCTATATCTGCAACGGCGGGCAATCGATTTATAAGCAGAAAAAGATTAGGATTAAGATTTAA